From a single Nicotiana tomentosiformis chromosome 2, ASM39032v3, whole genome shotgun sequence genomic region:
- the LOC104116588 gene encoding uncharacterized protein yields the protein MAMNSSDTKSLIWKHVKYSIEFSFTFAKKHPFVSSTLSFFILFYALSPSITWFFIYSLPLMFFFTILLIVFFSIPNFKHFERDVDSKPSRKICHVDKDHDNVNIDNKQKAFLRARSVRRRKSKKHIETGAEELTQGSPFRIPFNDHDFVDKGALIEEKMKDIREVEVHSISDRAECSSTSSIFKNSGPEYSDCSYEANGKCFKSFSSIYERKTECFGDIENEGARNKAVQWKEDDQKNLMDLGLSEIERTKRLESLMARRRARKMLSLQVRRSLMNIGCKETLAPISSILIPMNKSSSTSQFSPTPGSAPSILGSNRNPFDLPYDQHEEKPNVRGGSFLQEFMSAQEQKDRNESLRIGAAFLGDSNLDQREPTSCSDVLSRQMFPEASENSRSRHRLGREDNDRVVEEVTSQASEPEMNVAYKGEHSKEGLDISQDEKDNSEVQIKSVLVEDTSNRTSSTSSSEEDGPFYKIDKDAILKSIASPALRNLSSDPSHPSSSLLDSTREDERFHYPNRPMHRTPCHSIASDLQVEVSEVGSPPLTNDVSSFADEEISIDGEIEKAITSSSEDTLMSSSHLARVDENESNSKEVREVTEQDIVDFGFSRFQMSENNVPHIVPPERLVESDSIGSSSFPPPRTERTQASSYQQRRPEGLSVVSDRFQGSLLQPEFSVQQLPFASTSIVSPTSVLQPNCLIEQGSSSNFDHVQNDRSVNISSERSDSIASQESELSLNNSILQVSELPSETETSNSALHNDSAELIIGSDSERHSENVAFSTIGQGHHSIEASSTSSSKSVSQPKFATDQLPDEVITIESCDPNTSRSSTLSLKDLKVQSSVPHSQTQQSAEKPKSLTSNDIQETLRDKSSGQHIEKVVFSTISQSFDESQASSSPQDFVVEQVPTASTSSPSPNSLIQPKFSINESSSNSEEQKRVQNSSNSEDHIPGFLSERAVNQDSISLQSTVREVPTASSSSSSPKSVLEPKSSTGQGPMLNSDREEQIGESPSPRMSRNTRTLLIDSAADKLHHADAKMKLLNDEEKSHEEATNHNDVKKEDLPKIQEVSESLKNSTTKHHKSSDVENSASTSTNKNQNLVTSTGTGEDRGAKVPEKTHGPIIANQENSAKEHIESQSERTDNKEKAKDS from the exons ATGGCTATGAATTCAAGTGATACTAAGAGTTTGATATGGAAACATGTTAAATATTCTATAGAATTTTCCTTCACTTTTGCCAAGAAACATCCATTTGTTTCATCCACTTTGTCATTCTTCATCCTATTTTATGCTCTTTCACCATCAATCACCTGGTTTTTCATTTATTCATTACCCCTCATGTTCTTTTTCACTATTCTTCTTATAGTTTTTTTTAGCATTCCAAATTTTAAACACTTTGAAAGAGATGTCGATTCGAAACCCTCTAGGAAAATATGTCATGTAGATAAAGATCATGATAATGTCAATATTGACAATAAACAAAAGGCTTTTCTTCGAGCTAGATCAGTTAGACGAAGAAAATCCAAGAAACATATAGAAACCGGTGCCGAGGAATTAACACAAGGTTCACCTTTTCGAATACCTTTTAATGATCATGATTTTGTTGACAAAGGTGCATTGAtagaagaaaaaatgaaagatatTCGAGAGGTGGAAGTGCATTCGATAAGTGATCGTGCTGAATGCTCTTCCACCTCGAGTATTTTCAAGAATTCAGGGCCTGAGTATTCTGATTGCTCTTATGAAGCAAATGGCAAATGTTTTAAATCTTTTAGCAGTATATATGAGAGAAAAACAGAAtgttttggtgatatagaaaaTGAAGGGGCAAGAAATAAGGCTGTGCAATGGAAAGAAGATGATCAAAAGAATCTCATGGATCTTGGACTTTCTGAGATTGAAAGGACTAAAAGATTAGAAAGTTTGATGGCGAGACGAAGAGCACGAAAGATGTTGAGCCTCCAGGTTAGAAGGTCATTGATGAATATAGGCTGCAAAGAAACATTAGCTCCAATTTCTTCAATTTTAATTCCAATGAACAAATCATCATCAACTAGTCAATTTTCACCTACCCCGGGTTCGGCCCCTtccattttgggatcaaatcggaATCCTTTTGACCTTCCTTATGATCAGCATGAAGAGAAGCCTAATGTTAGAGGTGGCAGTTTCTTGCAAGAATTCATGTCAGCTCAGGAACAGAAGGACAGGAACGAAAGCTTACGAATAGGGGCTGCTTTTCTAGGGGATTCAAACCTTGATCAACGCGAACCAACATCTTGTTCTGATGTTCTGTCAAGGCAAATGTTTCCGGAGGCATCTGAAAATTCCAGATCAAGACACCGATTAG GTAGGGAAGATAACGATAGAGTAGTTGAAGAAGTGACATCTCAAGCATCCGAACCAGAGATGAATGTGGCCTATAAAGGAGAACATAGTAAGGAAGGCCTGGATATTAGTCAGGATGAAAAAGACAATAGTGAAGTTCAGATAAAATCAGTACTAGTGGAAGACACAAGCAATAGGACAAGCTCAACATCTTCTTCAGAAGAGGATGGACCATTTTACAAGATAGATAAAGATGCAATCTTGAAGTCCATTGCATCTCCTGCTCTAAGGAACTTATCAAGTGATCCATCACATCCTAGTTCATCATTGTTGGATAGCACGAGAGAGGACGAACGATTTCACTATCCGAATCGTCCTATGCACCGTACTCCCTGCCACTCTATTGCTTCTGACTTGCAAGTGGAGGTTTCTGAAGTCGGTTCACCTCCACTGACAAACGATGTGAGCTCATTTGCGGATGAAGAAATTTCTATAGATGGGGAGATAGAAAAAGCTATCACGTCTAGCAGTGAAGACACACTTATGTCTTCATCGCACCTAGCTAGAGTagatgaaaatgaatcaaattcCAAAGAAGTGCGCGAGGTCACTGAGCAAGATATCGTCGATTTTGGATTTTCGAGGTTCCAAATGTCTGAGAACAATGTGCCACACATCGTTCCACCAGAACGATTAGTTGAATCAGATTCTATAGGATCAAGCTCCTTTCCACCTCCAAGGACAGAAAGGACTCAAGCCAGCAGTTATCAACAGCGTAGGCCGGAGGGACTTTCTGTAGTTAGTGACAGGTTTCAAGGTTCACTATTACAACCAGAATTTTCAGTACAACAACTCCCTTTTGCGTCAACGTCAATAGTATCACCGACATCTGTTCTACAACCAAATTGTCTAATCGAACAAGGATCCTCCTCAAATTTTGATCATGTTCAAAATGATAGGTCAGTGAACATCTCTAGTGAGAGATCAGATTCAATTGCTTCACAGGAATCAGAGCTTAGTTTAAACAATTCAATCTTACAAGTTTCAGAATTACCTTCAGAAACAGAAACTTCAAATTCAGCTTTACACAATGACAGTGCAGAACTCATTATAGGCAGTGACAGCGAACGGCATAGTGAAAATGTGGCATTTTCAACTATTGGACAAGGACATCACTCAATTGAAGCCTCTAGTACATCATCATCTAAGTCCGTATCGCAACCAAAGTTTGCAACTGATCAATTGCCAGATGAAGTAATTACTATTGAAAGTTGTGATCCCAACACTTCTCGGAGCTCAACATTATCGTTAAAGGATCTGAAAGTGCAAAGTTCAGTTCCACATTCACAGACACAGCAGTCTGCAGAAAAACCAAAGTCTCTCACTAGCAATGACATTCAGGAAACTCTTCGCGATAAGAGTAGTGGACAGCATATTGAAAAAGTAGTTTTTTCTACAATTAGCCAGAGTTTTGATGAATCACAAGCATCATCATCACCACAAGATTTTGTGGTTGAACAAGTTCCAACTGCCTCTACTTCATCCCCCTCTCCCAACTCTTTGATTCAACCAAAGTTCTCGATAAATGAAAGCTCCTCCAATTCTGAGGAACAGAAGAGAGTGCAGAATTCATCAAATTCTGAG GATCATATACCTGGTTTTCTATCAGAGAGAGCAGTCAATCAAGATTCCATCAGCTTACAATCTACGGTCCGGGAAGTTCCTACAGCATCTAGTTCATCTTCATCACCTAAGTCTGTACTCGAACCGAAATCCTCAACCGGTCAAGGCCCTATGTTAAATTCTGACAGGGAGGAACAAATAGGTGAAAGTCCAAGTCCAAGAATGTCTAGAAACACAAGAACTTTGTTAATTGATTCTGCAGCAGACAAACTTCATCATGCAGATGCTAAGATG AAACTACTCAATGATGAAGAGAAGTCTCATGAAGAAGCCACTAACCACAATGATGTCAAGAAGGAAGATTTACCCAAAATACAAGAAGTCTCTGAATCACTCAAAAACAGCACCACAAAACATCATAAGTCAAGTGATGTCGAAAATTCTGCTTCCACTTCAACTAACAAGAACCAAAATTTAGTCACTAGTACTGGAACTGGAGAAGATAGAGGAGCAAAAGTACCTGAGAAAACACATGGTCCTATTATTGCAAATCAAGAAAATTCAGCAAAGGAACACATTGAGTCACAGAGTGAGAGAACAGACAATAAAGAAAAGGCTAAAGATTCATGA